GTATGACTATTAACAATCGCAGCTACCTCATAAAATCCCTTTCGGTGTGCAGCATCGCGAGTGCCTTGTTGTGGATTATCTATCAACTATTGATGCACATTAAACTCGGTTTACCGATAGAATGTTTTTTTATGGCACAGGTATGTGTTGTGCTTTTGATAGCCCCCTATTTCGCCGCTTATGCTGTTCATACAAGCTTTTCTGGAACCCGTTTTAACGCGCAGACTGCGCGGCTACTCACACTTAGCCCTATCTTTTCTGGGCAGTGGTTGTTGCAGCAGCTTGTGATGAGTCAGGTACTGGTGTTAGGCTGGGTATTTTTATCGACTTTTGTCGCTTTGTTCGCCACGAATCTCCCATTGACGAAGGCGTTACAGATGGTGTTGATATTGGGAATCTATAGTTTGTCGGCGGCGGCAGTCGGAATGTGGGGCGCACATATTTTCAGAGACGCACTTTTCGGTGCAGAATTCGCTACGCTTTTATGGTGTGTTTTGATAGGTGGTGCATTTTTACTCAATCCCTTAGAACGTTATGTGAACAACCTTCAGCCCTTTATATCACCAGTCTTGCATCTAAACCCGCTTATTGCGGTGTGTGGTATCTTTGAAGGGATGGACATCTTCAGAAAACCTGTGCTTTACGAACTTACACCGGTCACTTCGTACGATTATAGGTATCCAAACCCGTGGTATCTTATAGGCGTATGGCATCTGGTGATCGGTGGGTTCAGTTTTTTAGGCGCGTGGCGGATGTGCAAACATCGCGGAGCCATCGCATAAACACCACAGAGAGGGTTACATGGGAAAAGTAGGAAAACCGATTATTAGTGTTTCAGGCGTTCGTGGAGAGGTTGGCATCTCGCTTGATGTCCGAGTCATTACGCAATTCGCAATGGCATTTGGCACTTTTGTCGGTGGTAGAACAGTCGTCATCGGTAGGGATTCCCGCACCTCAAGTCCGACGCTTAGACATGCAGTCCTCGCCGGGCTTTTTGCGACCGGATGTCACGTCATTGATGTGGGGCTTTGTCCGACACCGACTGTCCTCTTGATGGCGAAGGCACTGCACGCGCAGGGAAGTATAACCATTACAGCAAGTCATAACCCAGTCGCTTGGAACGGCATCGAATTGGCATCTGCCTCAGGTAACCTCCTGACACAAGCAGAACGCGATGAATTGCTACGCATCTACGAAGCAGAGGATTTCGCGCTCGCGCCTTGGAATGAACAAGGGACACTTGAAACTTACGAAGATGCAACGGCGTATCACTTAGAACAGGTGCTATGTTCCTCTTGGCTTAGACCGAAATTAATTCAAAAGACTGGATTGAAGGTCGTAATTGATTGCGGGAACGGTGCTGGCAGCGTTATCAGTCCATCGCTCTTGAGGAAACTCGGCTGTCGGGTTGTTGCACTAAATTGTGTCGCGGACGGAAATTTCCGCCGCCCTGCTGAACCTACACCTGATGCGTTAGATGAACTCTGTGAAATTGTCTCAGCGTCCGGGGCAGATATTGGCTTGGCACACGATGGTGATGCCGATCGACTTGTTGTTGTCACAGAACGCGGTGTGCCGCTCAGCGGTGAATGGACGCTCGCCTTCGTCGTCGATTTTATCCTCAGCAAAACGAAAGGTGACCTCGTCGCGACGGTATCAACAAGCAGAATGTTAGACGATATTGCGGCGAATCACGGGGTAACACTGCATCGTACGAAAGTGGGTGTAGGTTGGGTGGTTGAGAAGATGCAAGAAGTTGGGGCAGTCATTGGCGGGGAAGGCACTGGTGGTGTCATTTACCCTAATGTGCACTACACAACGGACGGAATCACCTCTATTGCAGCGATTGTTCAACACCTCGCTGAATCTGGTGGTACTGTAACGCAGCTCGTGGAGAACATGCCGCAATATCAGATGTGCCAGAAAAAATTGGAGATCCCGTCGCAAGAAGTTGCGACGCACCTTGTTGATACGGTTTTAAAGGTGTATAAAGAAGAATGTGACACTGGAACGGAACTATCCCTTGAACTAACGGATGGTGTTAAACGTGTCTGGAGCGATCGGTGGGTAAACATTCGCAAATCGGGTACAGAACCCGTAATCCGAGTTTTTAGTGAAGCCCCGACTTCCGAAGCGGCAGAGCGATTGTGTGATGAAACACTTGAAACTTTGACGACCTTAATGAAACAGATGTCGTATTAATTGCGTTATCTGTTACGCTGCCCTATAAAGGTGCAATGTAATATAATTCGCGGAAAACCTAAAGTTCCGACCACTAAGTAAAAAAACCGCGATTCAGCTTGGAGAGATTATGACTTTGAAACTTGCCTGCATCGGAGGCGGAAGTGGTTTATCTGCTCTTCTCAGCGGCATCAAGCGGTATGCTGATTTAGAGATAGGTAAAGACAACATTATTGATTTAGATAGTTTGGCAGCGATCGTCACCGTTTCAGATGATGGTGGAAGTTCAGGACGGCTCGTTGAAGAATTTGATATGCTACCGCCTGGTGACATCCGAAGGCTTCTATTTACCTTGTCCGATGCCGATGAACTCGCGGGGCTTTTTGAATACCGGTTCTCAAGCAACGGTGAACTCGGCGGACATACCGTCGGAAATATCCTCTTAACCGCGTTGACAGAACTGAAGGGCAACTTCCCGAAGGCAATTCAAGCCGCCTCCCGCCTCCTCGCTGTCCGAGGTAGAATCATCCCTGTTACTTTGGATTACACCATACTCTGTGCGGAACTCGCCGATGGCGAAATCGTTCATGGTGAATCAACGATTCCTATGCGAGAGAATCGCGAACCTATCAGGCGCGTCTTCTTTGAACCCCGCGAAAATGGAAAAACGCATCACCCAACTGACGGCTCTTATGAATGTCAAGCGCATAAAGGCGCAACAGATGCCCTTCTTAATGCAGATGTTATCCTTATCGGTCCCGGAAGCCTATACACCAGCATTATGCCGAATCTCGTTATCAAAGGGATTGTAGAAGCGATACAACAGTCCCCCGCAATGAAAATCTACATCTGTAACGTAATGACACAACCCGGGGAAACCGATGGGTATGCCGTGACCGACCATGTGAACGCTGTCCTTGACCATGCGAAGATTGCGCTTGACTACGTTCTCGTCAACAACCAACCTGCCCCGACGGAGATCATTCAAGAGTATGTGCGCCAAGAATTGGTCGCACAATTGACGCGAATCCGTTCGCTGTCGGAAGAAGGGTTGTCAATGCTCTATGGGAATACCGCGCATCCGATGGATGTGCTCAACTTGGCGAAACATATTTCCTTGCTGTCAGCGGAAACAATGCAGGTTGCGGATGCAGCAAAGGTCCAGGTTTCCTATAACCGTGAGGGGGAATCACTTGAAGAGGAAGGCATTCGTGTGGTTGAAGCGGACCTCATTTGCGGTATGGTGGTAACTGAAGGTGGCGTCGAAATGAACGTAATCCGCCACGACCCCGAAAAGTTAGTCCGCTCTCTCGTTAAAATCTTTAAAAACCATCCCAAACTCCAAGAGTCAGTCTAAAATACTTCTGACTCGCGTTAGGAACCCTGCTCCTTAGAAGGGGCAGCGTCTTCAGAAGCGATCTCGGAGGCAAACGTATCACAAATCTGGGATAAATTATCAATAAAACGTTCCCAGTGCAATTCATCTTGACGCGCTTTCGCCATAGCGAGGCATAAAGCCGTTTCGTATAAGGATAGACGATTCTTGCGTACATCGGTGGATTTCATAATTTTACCCCTTTCTGAATTAGTATATTAATCAATACAACGTTTTAAACGGATGCACTGGCGAAATAGTTACACTTTTTTCAAAAAAATCGAAAATGCTAAAATTCAATTCTATATTTTCCGCAGGACCGGTAGGTTCGGTTTCCTAACCGAACCGGGCTTCGCCAAAAATTGCCGAATTAATTATTTTATCTTCAATTGAAGTCGTAGCAAGTTTCGTGCCAATATCCTAAGAAGACACAGCATTTGTATCAGAAATTCTGCCAAGGATGCCTAAAATACAGTTATACACTTAGTTATCTTTAAGGGGATCCGCCTTCACTTTTTTTACTATAACGCAAGTTGCCACCTATTGATAAATATAGCACTCCTAATGAAGTTTAATAAAATATTTGGGTAATTCTGCGTTTTCCCAGGCCCGGTAGGTGCGGTTTCCTAACCGCACCATAGGTGTCAATTTTAGAAATAATAACCGTCGCTACCCCCAGGCCGGTAGGGTTGGAATGCAGGTCGCAAGTCCCGTAGGTGTTTTTGCTTGGGGTCTTTGATAGGGTGTTTCTGCGGATTTCCGTTAGGTTGAACGGATATTCCCAAAACCCTGAAAAGGAACACAACACTCGGACTGCAC
The Candidatus Poribacteria bacterium genome window above contains:
- a CDS encoding YvcK family protein, which gives rise to MTLKLACIGGGSGLSALLSGIKRYADLEIGKDNIIDLDSLAAIVTVSDDGGSSGRLVEEFDMLPPGDIRRLLFTLSDADELAGLFEYRFSSNGELGGHTVGNILLTALTELKGNFPKAIQAASRLLAVRGRIIPVTLDYTILCAELADGEIVHGESTIPMRENREPIRRVFFEPRENGKTHHPTDGSYECQAHKGATDALLNADVILIGPGSLYTSIMPNLVIKGIVEAIQQSPAMKIYICNVMTQPGETDGYAVTDHVNAVLDHAKIALDYVLVNNQPAPTEIIQEYVRQELVAQLTRIRSLSEEGLSMLYGNTAHPMDVLNLAKHISLLSAETMQVADAAKVQVSYNREGESLEEEGIRVVEADLICGMVVTEGGVEMNVIRHDPEKLVRSLVKIFKNHPKLQESV
- the glmM gene encoding phosphoglucosamine mutase yields the protein MGKVGKPIISVSGVRGEVGISLDVRVITQFAMAFGTFVGGRTVVIGRDSRTSSPTLRHAVLAGLFATGCHVIDVGLCPTPTVLLMAKALHAQGSITITASHNPVAWNGIELASASGNLLTQAERDELLRIYEAEDFALAPWNEQGTLETYEDATAYHLEQVLCSSWLRPKLIQKTGLKVVIDCGNGAGSVISPSLLRKLGCRVVALNCVADGNFRRPAEPTPDALDELCEIVSASGADIGLAHDGDADRLVVVTERGVPLSGEWTLAFVVDFILSKTKGDLVATVSTSRMLDDIAANHGVTLHRTKVGVGWVVEKMQEVGAVIGGEGTGGVIYPNVHYTTDGITSIAAIVQHLAESGGTVTQLVENMPQYQMCQKKLEIPSQEVATHLVDTVLKVYKEECDTGTELSLELTDGVKRVWSDRWVNIRKSGTEPVIRVFSEAPTSEAAERLCDETLETLTTLMKQMSY